The Streptomyces nigra genome includes the window CGACCGTGAGGCGCGCGCCCTGGAGGATGTGCGCCGGGAGATCGACGCGGTCCTGACGGTCCGCCAGGACGCCGAGAAGCGCCTGGTGCGGCTGCGGGACGTGCTGTCCCGCGCGGACCGCACGCTCGCCGAGGCCCGCACCGCGCGCGGCGAGGTGCTGGCGAAGATCGCCGCCACCGAGGTCCCGGTGGTCAGCGGTCCTCCGACGGTGCTCCAGGAGCAGCTGGCGACGGCCGCCGAGTACCGCCGTCATGCCCAGTGGCACCGCCTGTCGCCGCTGCTGGAGTCCCTGGAGCAGAAGGCCGAGGACGAACTGCTGCGGGCCCGCGAGTCGTTGACGGCGGTCACCGCGCCCCTGGCGGTCCGCGCCGAGCTGCGCGGCCGGCTCGACGCGTACAAGGCGAAGGTGGCCCGGCACGGCCTCGCGGAGGACCCGCTGCTCATCGAGCGCTACGACGCGGCGCGCCGCATGCTGTGGAGCGCGCCCTGCGATCTGCGCGTCGCGGAGCAGGCGGTCCTGCGCTATCAGCAGGCGGCGGCCGAGCTGCTCGGAGGGGGCCGTATCCCGGGTCCGCGCACCCCGGAGGACGGTGCGGGAGGCGGGACATGAGGGGCAGGGGGGAGACATGAGCCAGGCGGGGCAGACCTGTCAGCGCCCGGACTGCACCGGGTCGTACGAGGACATGGGCGGCGGTGAGCTGTACTGCGACACCTGCGGCCTGGCCCCGGTCGTCTCGGCGACCGGCACGATCGGCTCGCCGCCCACCGGGGTCGCGGCGGGTGCCAAGGGCACCTCGGGCAGCGGCGGTTCGCGTCCCACGGGCCGGGGCAGCTCGCGTACGTCGTCGCAGTCCTCGAGGTCCCGGCGGTCGGTGTCGGGGCGGTTGTCGCGCTCGGTGGCGGGGCGGTCCACGGGCCGTTCGGTGTCGGTGCGCAGCTCCGGTTCGACGTCCGGTTCCAGCGGCCGGGGCCGGCTCGGCGCCGGGCTGGTGCAGGTGCCGGACGTGCCGCGTCCGGACCCGCGCGCGATGGTGCTGGAGAAGGCGGAGGTGCCGGAGCGCAAGCGGTTCTGCTCCCGCTCCGACTGCGGCGCGCCCGTCGGCCGGGCCCGCGGCGACCGGCCGGGCCGCACCGAGGGGTTCTGCACGAAGTGCGGGCACCCGTACTCGTTCGTGCCCAAGCTGCGCGCCGGGGACATCGTGCACGGCCAGTACGAGGTCGCGGGCTGTCTGGCGCACGGCGGGCTGGGCTGGATCTATCTGGCCGTGGACCGGGCGGTCTCCGACCGCTGGGTGGTGCTGAAGGGCCTGCTCGACACCGGTGACCAGGACGCGATGGCGGCGGCGATATCCGAGCGGCGCTTCCTCGCGGAGATCGAGCACGCCAACATCGTGCGGATCTACAACTTCGTCGAGCACCTCGACCAGCGCACCGGCTCCCTCGACGGCTACATCGTGATGGAGTACGTCGGCGGCAAGTCGCTGAAGGAGATAGCCAACGCCCGCCGTACGGAGGCGGGCCGCCGCGACCCGCTGCCGGTGGAGCAGGCGTGCGCGTACGGCATCGAGGCGCTGGAGGCCCTCGGCCATCTGCACAGCCGCAATCTGCTGTACTGCGACTTCAAGGTCGACAACGCCATCCAGACCGAGGACCAGCTCAAGCTGATCGACATGGGCGCGGTCCGCCGGATGGACGACGACGAGTCGGCCGTCTACGGCACGGTCGGCTACCAGGCCCCGGAGGTCGCCGAGGTCGGTCCGTCGGTCGCCTCCGACCTGTACACGGTCGCCCGTACGCTCGCCGTGCTGACCTTCGACTTCCAGGGCTACACGAACGTCTACGCCGACTCGCTGCCCGACCCCGACCACATCGAGGTCTTCCGCCGGTACGAGTCCTTCTACCGGCTCCTGGTCCGCGCCACCGACCCCGACCCGGCCCGCCGGTTCGCCTCCGCGCAGGAGATGACCGAGCAGCTGACGGGGGTGCTGCGCGAGGTCGTCTCGCTCCAGACGGGCCGGGCGAGGCCCGCGCTGTCCACGCTGTTCGGGCCGGAGGTGCGGGTCACCGACACGGTCCTGTTCCCGGAGCCGGCCGGGGAGGTCTCCCGGCTGGGGGCGCGCCCGGTGCCCGCCCGCCGGACGCCGGCCGTGCCCGCGCCGGCCGGCGGACGGATCGTCAAGGAGGCCGACGCCCCCGCCGCCGCGCTGGCGCTGCCGGTCCCCCGGGTCGACCCCGCGGACCCGAACGCCGGTTTCCTCGCGGGTCTGTCGACCACCGGCCCGGCCGAGCTGCTCGGCGCGCTCGCCGCGGTGCCGGCGCCGTCCACGGAGTCCCGGCTGCGGCAGGTCCGCGCCCGGCTGGAGAGCGGGGACACGGGCACCGCGCACGAGGCCCTGCTGAAGCTGGAGGACGAACGCCCCGACGACTGGCGGGTCGTCTGGTATCGGGGGGTTGCCGCGCTCGTCACCAGGGACCACGAGGGCGCCGCGCTCGCCTTCGACGCGGTCTACGACGCCTTCCCCGGGGAACTCGCCCCGAAGCTGGCCCTGGGCCTGTGCGCGGAGGTGCTGGGCCAGTTGGACAACGCCGCCGAGTACTACCACCTCGTGTGGACCACCGACCCCAGCCATGTCAGCGCCGCGTTCGGCCTGGCCCGCGTCCAGCTCGCCACGGGCGACCGCCGGGAGGCCGTGGCGACCCTGGAGTCCGTCCCGGAGAGCTCGATCCACTACACGGCGGCCCGTGTCGCGGCGGTCCGGGCCCGGCTGCGTCAACGCACGGCGGCCGCCGGGGACGTACCGTTCCTGGACGACCTGACCGCCGCGGCGGGCCAGGTGGAGGCGCTGGACGCGTACGGCCTGGACCCGGCGCGCCGGGAGGAGTTGTCGGCGGAAGTGCTCGGTGCGGCGCTGGACTGGATACTCTCCGGTGGCCAGGGTTCCGCCCCGTCCGCCCCCCAAGGACGGACGCTGCTCGGCAGTGGCCTGGACGAGCGGGGACTGCGGTTCGGCCTGGAGCGCTCGTACCGCATGCTGGCCCGGCTGGCCCGGGGCGGCGAGGAGAGGATCGACCTGGTGGAACGTGCCAACCGTTACCGCCCCCGGACGTGGGTGTAGTTGATGTCGCAGATGCCCCAGTTGTCCGCCTGCCCGAGCTGCGCCTGGCCGCTCGACTCGGGTGACCGTTTCTGCGGTGCGTGCGGATACGACCTGTCCGCCGTGCCCGCACGGCCGGACGACCATCCCACCATCACCCTGAACGGCTCGGCCGCCGGCGGTCACGATCTGCCCCCGGGCACCCCTCCCCCGCCGCCGGTGCCGCCGCCCGGCGTCCCGGCCCCCGCCGCGCCCGCCCCGCCGCCGTTCCCGGCGCAGGCCGGCGAGAGCGACCCCGCGACCCCGCGCACGCCCACCGTGCCGGACGGCGTCCCCGTACCGACCGAGTCACCCGAGGCGGGCTCCTCCGGAGTGCGCCTGGACCGTCCGGACCGGCCCGACGAGTACGCCCTGCAGGCCCCGGACCCCCGGGTGAGCGCCGGGCCGCCGACCCCGCCGGAGGGCACCAAGGTGTGCGTCGCCTGCCGCGCGGGCCGCGTCGACCGGGACGGTTACTGCGAGAACTGCGGGCACGCCCAGCCCCGCGAACGGGACCACATGGAGCAGGAGGCCGGCCCGATCGCCGCCGTCAGCGACCGCGGCCTGCGCCACCACCGCAACGAGGACGCGTTCGCCGTCGCCTGCACGACCCTGCCGGACGGGCGCCCGGCGACTCTGGCGATGGTCTGCGACGGGGTGTCCTCGGCGACCCGCCCCGACGACGCCTCCCTCGCGGCGGCCCGCGCCTCCGCCGAGTCGCTGCTGGCCGCGCTGCCCCGCGGCACCCATCCGCAGCAGGCCCTGCACGAGGCGATCGTCGCCGCCTCCAACGCGGTCAACGCGCTCGCCGCCGAACCGGCCACGGCCCGCGAGCAGGCCCCGCACCAGAACGCGCCGGCCTGCACGATCGTCGGCTCCGTCGTCACCCCCGACCTGCTGGTCGTCGGCTGGGTCGGGGACAGCCGCGTCTACTGGGTCCCGGCCGACCGCTCCACCGCCCCGGCCCGGCTCACCGAGGACGACTCCTGGGCCGCGCAGATGGTCGCGGCGGGCCTGATGAACGAGGCCGAGGCGTACGCCGACGAGCGCGCCCACGCCATCACGGGCTGGCTCGGCGCGGACGCCTACGAACTGGAGCCGCACACCGCGTCCTTCAAGCCGGACCGCCCGGGCGTCGTCGTCGTGTGCACGGACGGCCTGTGGAACTACGCCGAGGCCGCCGAGCACATGGCGGAGATCGTCCCGGCCGACGCGGCCACGCGCCCCCTGCACGCCGCCCGGGTGCTCGTGGGCCACGCCCTCGACGGCGGCGGCCACGACAACGTAACAGTGGCCGTCCTGCCGTTCCCGGCACCGCCGACGGGGGCAGGATCGGGCTGAGGCCTGACGCGGGGACGGCCTCAACGGACCGGAGGGGACCGGTCCGTCGACTGCCATGACCCCAGCACGGGGTCCCTCAGGGGGATTTGATCAGAAATGGCCAACTTTTCGAAACCGAGCGTGCCGCGGTTCTCGGTGGACGTGTACCAGAACGAGTACCTGCCGGAGGGTGGCCGCGAGGTCGACGCGATCGTCACCGTCACCTCCACGGGTGGCGGCACCCTCGCCGGGGCGGCCACCGCACCCCGCCCGGCGGGACCGGACGCGGGCGCGGCCGTCGCGCTGATGGTCGACTGTTCCGGCTCGATGGACTATCCGCCGACCAAGATGCGCAACGCCCGCGACGCCACGGCCGCCGCCGTCGACACCCTGCGCGACGGCGTCCACTTCGCGGTGATCGGCGGCACCCACGTGGCCAAGGAGGTCTACCCGGGCGGCGGCCGCCTCGCGGTCGCCGACGCCGGCACCCGCGAGCAGGCCAAACAGGCGCTGCGCAGGCTGAGCGCGGGCGGCGGCACCGCCATCGGCACCTGGCTGCGCCTCGCCGACCGGCTGCTCTCGTCCGCCGACGTCGCCATCCGGCACGGCATCCTGCTCACCGACGGCCGCAACGAGCACGAGTCGGCCGAGGACCTGAAGGCGGCGCTGGACGCCTGTGCCGGGCGGTTCACCTGTGACGCCCGGGGCGTGGGCACCGACTGGGAAGTGAAAGAAGTCACATCCATCGCCTCCGCCCTCCTCGGCAGCGCCGACATCGTCGCCGACCCGGCCGGTCTGGCCGCCGACTTCACGCGGATGATGGAGACCGCGATGGGCAAGGAGGTCGCGGACGTCGCCCTGCGGGTGTGGACACCGGTCGGCACCACGATCAGGTTCGTCAAGCAGGTCGCGCCCACGGTCGAGGAGCTGACCGGCCGCCGTACCGAGGCCGGACCGCGCGCCGGCGACTACCCCACGGGCTCCTGGGGCGACGAGTCCCGTGACTACCACGTATGCGTGGAGGTTCCGGCCGCCGGACTGGGCCAGGAGATGCTCGCCGCCCGGGTCTCCCTGGTCGTGCCCCAACCGGACGGAAGTGCTCAGAACCTGGGCGCACAAGGTCTCGTACGGGCCGTATGGACCGACGACATGACCGCTTCGACGTCGATCAACCCCCAAGTCGCCCACTACACCGGCCAGGCCGAACTGGCGCAGGCCATCCAAGAAGGGCTCGATCTCCGCAAAGCGGGCGATATCGATGGAGCAACGGCCAAACTGGGCCGCGCCGTTCAGCTCGCCGGCGCCTCCGGAAACGCGGATACCGCGAAACTCCTTGCGAAGGTGGTGGACGTGGTCGATGCCGCGACGGGTACTGTGCGACTGAAGGCGAAGGTCGCGGAGGCCGACGAGATGACACTCGAGACACGGTCGACAAAGACTGTTCGTGTAAAGAAGTGACCAGCAGGACCTTGTAGAAGCATCGAGCCTGGCCCCTCGGGGTGGGAAGAAATCCGGTCGAGAACGACCGGAAAGGAGAGGGGGAAGCGCCGACATGCCGACCTGCCCGAACGGACACCAGTCGGGTTCCGACGACTGGTGCGAGGTCTGCGGTCACCGCATGGCCGGTGCCGTACCTCCGCCCCCGCCGCCGCCCCCGCCCGCCGGCGGCTACGGCTTCCCGCCGCCCGGCGGCCCCGGTGGTCCGGGCGGCCATGGCGGTCCCGGTGGCCCCGGTGGTCATGGTGGCCCCGGTGGCCCGAACCCCGGTCAGCAGGGTGGCCGTCCGCCCATGCCCGGCGGCCGTGAGCCCGAGCTCTGCCCGCAGTGCCGCACGCCCCGTGAGGGCGGTGCGCCGTTCTGCGAGGAGTGCCGGTGGAACTTCCTGACGAACACGGCGACCTCGTACACGCCGGCCGCCCCGCGCCCCCCGGCGCCCGGCGGCCCCGGCCTGCCCTCGCACTTCCAGCAGCAGTCGGGTCCCCCGCCGTCGTTCGGCGGCGGTGACTCCTACGACTACCAGGGCTCGCGCCCGTCCCAGGTGAACCGCCCGGCCGAGCCGATCCCGCCGTTCGGCGCGGACCCGCAGGGCCAGGGCGGCCGCGGCGGTCATGGCGGACCGGGTGGTCACGGTGGACCTGGCGGTCACGGCGGCCCGGGTGGCTTCGGCGGCGGCCCCGGCGGTCCCGGTGGCGGTCCTGGCGGACCCGGCGGCTTCGGCGACCCCTCGCGGCAGGCTCCCCCGCCGCCCGCCCCCACGCAGCCCGGCCCCGGCGCGGGCGGTGGCGCACCGCAGGCCTTCCACCCGGCCGGCCCCGGCCCGTCGGCCCCGCAGGCCCCCTCCGGCTACCCGCAGGAGGGCAACCGCCCGCAGCAGGGCGGCCCGTCCTTCGGCGGCGGCGGGGACGACTGGGTGATCTCGCCCCCGTCCTCGGGCCCCGGCCAGGGTGCGCCGGGCGGTCCCGGACAGGGCGGCTACGGCTACCCGCAGCAGGGCCCCGGCCAGGCACCGCCGCCCGGCCCCGGCTACGGGCAGCAGCCGGCGACCTGGACCGCGACCATCGGTCCGGACCGTGAGTACTTCATGGCGATGATGCAGCGCTCCGGCCCGGAGGCCGCGGGCCTGAACCTGCCCGCGTACTCGCCCGAGCAGCAGCGCACGCTCACCGGCAACCAGGTCACCATCGGCCGCCGCCGGCACTCCACCGGCGAGTCCCCCGACATCGACCTGTCGGTGCCGCCGGAGGACCCGGGTGTCTCGCACCAGCACGCGGTGCTGGTCCAGCAGCCGGACGGCACCTGGGCCGTCGTCGACCAGAACTCGACGAACGGCACCACGGTGAACAACTCCGAGGACCCGATCCAGCCCTTCGTCCCCGTCCCGCTCCAGGACGGCGACCGGGTGCACGTCGGGGCGTGGACGACGATCACGATCCGGCGCGGATAACTTCCGCACCCCGGCTCACGGAGGGGCGGTCGTACGGTGTGCAGGCGCCGGTACGGCCGCCCCTCCGTCGTACGCACGGGCTGCCCGGCGCCTGCTCAGCCGCCGGGGAGCTGCCAGACGTACGGCCCCTCGGGGTCGTCCAGCCAGGCCCACGCCCGCTCGCCGCTCACGGTGATCCCGTACCGCTCCCGCCGGGGCCGGTCCTCCCGCTCCCAGAGCGTGTACGCCTCCTGCGGGTCGAGGCCGGCCCGGGTGAGCGCCAGCAGGAAGCGGAACAGCTCGTCGTCCCTGGCCCCGCGTGGCAGCCCGCCCACCTGGACGGACTCCGGTTCCGACCGGGACACCCCGCGCAGCGGCACGAAGTAGGCGGGCGTCGCCAGGAACCGCCCCTCGGCGTGCCCGACGTCCGTCACGGTCAGCGCGACCAGTCCGGTGGCGAACGGCGTCAGAATGCGCGCG containing:
- a CDS encoding PP2C family serine/threonine-protein phosphatase encodes the protein MMSQMPQLSACPSCAWPLDSGDRFCGACGYDLSAVPARPDDHPTITLNGSAAGGHDLPPGTPPPPPVPPPGVPAPAAPAPPPFPAQAGESDPATPRTPTVPDGVPVPTESPEAGSSGVRLDRPDRPDEYALQAPDPRVSAGPPTPPEGTKVCVACRAGRVDRDGYCENCGHAQPRERDHMEQEAGPIAAVSDRGLRHHRNEDAFAVACTTLPDGRPATLAMVCDGVSSATRPDDASLAAARASAESLLAALPRGTHPQQALHEAIVAASNAVNALAAEPATAREQAPHQNAPACTIVGSVVTPDLLVVGWVGDSRVYWVPADRSTAPARLTEDDSWAAQMVAAGLMNEAEAYADERAHAITGWLGADAYELEPHTASFKPDRPGVVVVCTDGLWNYAEAAEHMAEIVPADAATRPLHAARVLVGHALDGGGHDNVTVAVLPFPAPPTGAGSG
- a CDS encoding tetratricopeptide repeat protein is translated as MSVRSSGSTSGSSGRGRLGAGLVQVPDVPRPDPRAMVLEKAEVPERKRFCSRSDCGAPVGRARGDRPGRTEGFCTKCGHPYSFVPKLRAGDIVHGQYEVAGCLAHGGLGWIYLAVDRAVSDRWVVLKGLLDTGDQDAMAAAISERRFLAEIEHANIVRIYNFVEHLDQRTGSLDGYIVMEYVGGKSLKEIANARRTEAGRRDPLPVEQACAYGIEALEALGHLHSRNLLYCDFKVDNAIQTEDQLKLIDMGAVRRMDDDESAVYGTVGYQAPEVAEVGPSVASDLYTVARTLAVLTFDFQGYTNVYADSLPDPDHIEVFRRYESFYRLLVRATDPDPARRFASAQEMTEQLTGVLREVVSLQTGRARPALSTLFGPEVRVTDTVLFPEPAGEVSRLGARPVPARRTPAVPAPAGGRIVKEADAPAAALALPVPRVDPADPNAGFLAGLSTTGPAELLGALAAVPAPSTESRLRQVRARLESGDTGTAHEALLKLEDERPDDWRVVWYRGVAALVTRDHEGAALAFDAVYDAFPGELAPKLALGLCAEVLGQLDNAAEYYHLVWTTDPSHVSAAFGLARVQLATGDRREAVATLESVPESSIHYTAARVAAVRARLRQRTAAAGDVPFLDDLTAAAGQVEALDAYGLDPARREELSAEVLGAALDWILSGGQGSAPSAPQGRTLLGSGLDERGLRFGLERSYRMLARLARGGEERIDLVERANRYRPRTWV
- a CDS encoding FHA domain-containing protein; this encodes MPTCPNGHQSGSDDWCEVCGHRMAGAVPPPPPPPPPAGGYGFPPPGGPGGPGGHGGPGGPGGHGGPGGPNPGQQGGRPPMPGGREPELCPQCRTPREGGAPFCEECRWNFLTNTATSYTPAAPRPPAPGGPGLPSHFQQQSGPPPSFGGGDSYDYQGSRPSQVNRPAEPIPPFGADPQGQGGRGGHGGPGGHGGPGGHGGPGGFGGGPGGPGGGPGGPGGFGDPSRQAPPPPAPTQPGPGAGGGAPQAFHPAGPGPSAPQAPSGYPQEGNRPQQGGPSFGGGGDDWVISPPSSGPGQGAPGGPGQGGYGYPQQGPGQAPPPGPGYGQQPATWTATIGPDREYFMAMMQRSGPEAAGLNLPAYSPEQQRTLTGNQVTIGRRRHSTGESPDIDLSVPPEDPGVSHQHAVLVQQPDGTWAVVDQNSTNGTTVNNSEDPIQPFVPVPLQDGDRVHVGAWTTITIRRG
- a CDS encoding vWA domain-containing protein — its product is MANFSKPSVPRFSVDVYQNEYLPEGGREVDAIVTVTSTGGGTLAGAATAPRPAGPDAGAAVALMVDCSGSMDYPPTKMRNARDATAAAVDTLRDGVHFAVIGGTHVAKEVYPGGGRLAVADAGTREQAKQALRRLSAGGGTAIGTWLRLADRLLSSADVAIRHGILLTDGRNEHESAEDLKAALDACAGRFTCDARGVGTDWEVKEVTSIASALLGSADIVADPAGLAADFTRMMETAMGKEVADVALRVWTPVGTTIRFVKQVAPTVEELTGRRTEAGPRAGDYPTGSWGDESRDYHVCVEVPAAGLGQEMLAARVSLVVPQPDGSAQNLGAQGLVRAVWTDDMTASTSINPQVAHYTGQAELAQAIQEGLDLRKAGDIDGATAKLGRAVQLAGASGNADTAKLLAKVVDVVDAATGTVRLKAKVAEADEMTLETRSTKTVRVKK